Proteins from a single region of Apium graveolens cultivar Ventura chromosome 7, ASM990537v1, whole genome shotgun sequence:
- the LOC141673185 gene encoding uncharacterized protein LOC141673185: MDVQKVIEGGSWSFEQAMLVLHQVKPGEDPLMIKLREIDMWVQVYDIPQGFLSENILKSVGSAMGRYIKLDPDTFEGGWKQFVRITVAVNIEKPLKRRLKIKREGGSWSWLNFKYERLGTFCFVCGIIGHSERDCNIVYANPEKLIEKAYGTWLRAPSRNARNNAGARWIRNARNGNGMWGKQGSQSNRNEGSTAAHGADQEKERFMEIEDVIREKNAEEEEIRVKSRDCSNQLTEDVVSQRKSKKRAKKRASGGSCSLGPPRIMSLIVWNCRGLANPRTVRFLNELNKTYRPSAVFLSETLVKKNKVEKVSKILGFAVDPQGHGGGVALIWKNEGGINIVDSCSNFIDFEVQHEQLGRWRYTGYYGYPERGRRAESWDMMRRLAGASTLPWCLIGDFNDIVTMEEKTGGSRQPRVLLDGFAEAITDCGLADLCYTGDRYTWEMSRGTSQRVQERLDRGLATSEWIEMFPGAEVRVLEVSTSDHKPLFLQLNRQVYVPKRGRFRFENMWIEDNDCRNIVKGCWSNEGGSNMMDKMVRCCAKLEE, translated from the exons ATGGATGTGCAGAAAGTGATTGAGGGAGGCTCGTGGTCGTTTGAGCAAGCGATGTTGGTTCTCCATCAAGTGAAGCCTGGTGAAGATCCTCTTATGATTAAACTCAGAGAGATTGATATGTGGGTTCAAGTGTATGATATACCACAAGGTTTTTTATCGGAGAATATTTTAAAAAGTGTGGGTTCTGCTATGGGGAGATATATCAAGTTAGATCCAGATACATTTGAGGGAGGATGGAAGCAGTTTGTGCGAATTACAGTGGCAGTTAATATTGAAAAACCACTAAAAAGAAGATTGAAGATAAAGAGGGAGGGGGGCTCATGGAGTTGGTTAAACTTTAAATATGAGCGTCTCGGAACTTTCTGTTTTGTTTGTGGAATCATAGGACACTCTGAAAGAGATTGTAACATCGTGTATGCCAATCCAGAGAAGTTGATAGAAAAGGCGTATGGTACTTGGCTGCGTGCACCGTCCAGAAATGCAAGAAATAATGCAGGGGCTAGATGGATTCGTAATGCAAGAAATGGAAATGGGATGTGGGGAAAGCAAGGGAGTCAGAGTAATCGGAATGAGGGGTCAACCGCCGCCCACGGTGCAGATCAGGAAAAGGAGAGATTCATGGAGATTGAAGATGTAATCCGCGAAAAAAATGCAGAGGAGGAGGAGATCAGAGTTAAATCCCGTGATTGTAGCAATCAGTTGACAGAAGATGTGGTTAGTCAACG GAAATCAAAAAAACGAGCCAAAAAACGTGCAAGTGGCGGGTCCTGTAGCCTAGGCCCGCCAAGGATTATGAGTCTTATAGTGTGGAACTGTCGTGGACTGGCCAATCCACGGACAGTTAGATTTCTTAATGAACTCAATAAAACGTATAGGCCTAGTGCTGTTTTTCTTAGTGAGACATTAGTAAAGAAAAATAAAGTAGAGAAAGTTAGTAAAATATTGGGTTTTGCGGTAGATCCTCAAGGGCATGGAGGGGGTGTTGCTCTAATATGGAAGAATGAGGGGGGCATTAATATAGTGGATAGTTGTAGTAACTTTATAGACTTTGAGGTCCAGCATGAGCAATTGGGACGTTGGAGATATACGGGGTACTATGGTTATCCAGAGAGAGGAAGGCGTGCAGAGTCGTGGGATATGATGCGTAGGTTAGCAGGGGCATCAACATTACCGTGGTGCCTAATCGGGGATTTTAATGACATTGTGACAATGGAAGAGAAAACAGGTGGAAGCAGACAGCCTCGTGTGTTGTTGGATGGTTTTGCTGAAGCAATAACGGATTGTGGATTGGCTGATTTATGCTATACAGGAGACAGGTATACGTGGGAGATGTCGAGGGGGACAAGTCAGCGGGTTCAAGAGAGGTTGGATAGAGGATTAGCTACATCAGAATGGATCGAGATGTTTCCAGGTGCTGAAGTGAGGGTTCTTGAAGTATCAACTTCTGATCACAAACCCTTATTTTTACAGCTAAACAGGCAAGTTTATGTACCTAAAAGAGGTAGGTTCCGTTTTGAAAACATGTGGATAGAGGACAATGATTGTAGAAACATTGTTAAGGGCTGTTGGAGCAATGAAGGTGGAAGTAACATGATGGATAAGATGGTAAGATGTTGCGCTAAGTTAGAAGAGTGA
- the LOC141672355 gene encoding non-specific lipid transfer protein GPI-anchored 10 gives MAFPHRRCHPTTTHMLLLIFLCIASTAQSQNSRSGLTISQCGTGLMPLTPCAPFVQGRTSSPTQSCCVNLRQVYIQQTACLCLLMNQTTLGSFPINQTLALQLPVQCNLQVDMSTCSGTPLPPSPPSPTTSPGSQISSGINTNSTVAASPMVMVNPRSSILGFRSHHNACTNLKPEIQLWLLLMLCLIFIIFKTD, from the exons ATGGCATTTCCTCATCGCAGATGTCACCCCACAACTACTCACATGCTTCTTCTAATTTTCTTGTGCATTGCTTCGACAGCTCAATCACAAAACTCTAGATCAGGTCTCACTATCAGCCAATGCGGAACAGGACTAATGCCTCTGACTCCATGCGCGCCTTTTGTTCAAGGAAGAACGTCGTCTCCAACACAGTCTTGTTGTGTTAACCTAAGACAAGTATACATCCAGCAAACTGCTTGTCTTTGCTTGTTGATGAATCAGACTACTTTAGGTTCTTTTCCTATAAACCAAACACTTGCTCTACAGCTCCCAGTTCAGTGCAATCTCCAGGTTGACATGTCTACTTGTTCAG GTACTCCATTGCCCCCGTCGCCTCCTTCACCAACAACTTCACCTGGTTCTCAGATTTCCTCTGGAATCAATACCAATTCTACAGTTGCTG CTTCCCCGATGGTTATGGTGAACCCTAGATCAAGCATTCTGGGATTCAGATCACACCACAATGCTTGCACAAATTTGAAGCCAGAGATCCAGTTGTGGTTGTTATTAATGCTCTGTCTCATTTTCATTATATTCAAAACTGACTAG